From a single Aspergillus puulaauensis MK2 DNA, chromosome 2, nearly complete sequence genomic region:
- a CDS encoding phosphatase PAP2 family protein (COG:S;~EggNog:ENOG410PJNV;~InterPro:IPR026841;~TransMembrane:7 (o6-24i116-132o189-209i241-259o313-330i351-371o377-394i)), producing the protein MGAGAILEPLVVIVLLFGGTWINRTSGSFPSSRRSRAKSPARHRGASPDSFESGLSSPTSKDGLLNSRPLSPSYSLSGHDTWRTRQVRILLWAFELTSPNTAVFHDRLLSRLLRKLPFLAECWYWALVYWTYQLGRAFTAVTLQEGTVDVARKHALQLIEIEQALGLFWEVPIQQFFLRHALLMRWTNWIYSFIHIPGTIAFLVWLYYYTITRNRPDESQLGTPRGGSPAGPLLYQARRRTLAVCNLLAFVVFTLWPCMPPRLLSDKDVKGPEGKLARSYGFVDTVHGAEGSGSVWTENRFCNQYAAMPSLHFGYSLMIGLTIMTIPLPAHQRLSTRIRIGPFGVQIPSRHRLVCLFLGAAYPTIILAAIVATANHFILDAVAGAIVCSLGWKFNGVLLNLVPLEDYFLWAVRIHKPEPAEMAEDVEQWFGDSDVECTPIAA; encoded by the exons ATGGGGGCAGGGGCTATTTTGGAACCGCTGGTGGTCATTGTCCTTCTTTTTGGTGGCACTTGGATTAATCGCACCTCTGGCTCGTTTCCTTCCTCACGGCGGTCTCGCGCCAAATCCCCAGCTCGCCATCGGGGAGCATCGCCGGATTCCTTCGAGTCGGGCCTTTCCTCTCCCACATCAAAGGATGGTCTTTTAAACAGCCGGCCACTGTCTCCGTCATACTCACTATCTGGACACGATACATGGCGCACCCGCCAAGTTAGAATACTGTTGTGGGCATTCGAACTTACCTCTCCAAACACTGCTGTTTTCCATGATCGTCTCCTCAGTCGCCTGCTACGAAAGTTGCCGTTCCTGGCCGAATGTTGGTATTGGGCGTTGGTCTACTGG ACATACCAATTAGGGAGAGCGTTCACTGCCGTAACTCTACAAGAAGGAACTGTCGACGTAGCGCGGAAACATGCCTTGCAACTTATTGAAATCGAACAAGCCCTGGGGCTCTTCTGGGAAGTCCCGATCCAGCAGTTTTTCCTCCGGCACGCATTACTCATGAGATGGACCAATTGGATctattcattcattcatatTCCTGGAACCATTGCATTCTTAGTCTGGTTATATTATTACACTATTACAAGAAACCGACCCGATGAATCTCAACTGGGGACACCTCGAGGTGGCTCGCCAGCAGGGCCGCTCCTTTATCAAGCCCGTCGGCGCACATTAGCCGTATGCAATCTCCTTGCATTTGTTGTTTTCACTCTGTGGCCATGTATGCCGCCTCGCCTGCTGAGCGACAAGGACGTCAAAGGACCCGAAGGGAAGCTGGCGCGCAGCTATGGGTTCGTGGATACCGTACACGGAGCCGAGGGCTCTGGCAGTGTGTGGACCGAAAATAGGTTTTGCAATCAATACG CTGCAATGCCCTCTCTGCACTTCGGATATTCTCTTATGATCGGACTCACCATCATGACAATTCCACTACCGGCGCATCAGCGCCTCTCGACTCGAATTCGAATTGGGCCCTTTGGGGTGCAGATCCCATCACGGCATCGCTTGGTTTGTCTATTCCTCGGCGCTGCCTATCCGACCATAATTCTCGCTGCGATTGTCGCAACGGCAAACCACTTCATTCTCGACGCTGTTGCTGGCGCCATTGTGTGTTCTCTTGGGTGGAAGTTCAACGGAGTCCTCTTGAATTTAGTACCGTTGGAAGATTACTTTCTTTGGGCGGTCCGAATACAcaagccagagccagcagaAATGGCAGAGGATGTTGAACAATGGTTTGGCGATAGTGATGTTGAATGCACGCCGATAGCTGCCTGA
- the ppmA gene encoding type 2C protein phosphatase PTC7 (BUSCO:EOG09263I4U;~COG:T;~EggNog:ENOG410PJPG;~InterPro:IPR036457,IPR039123,IPR001932;~PFAM:PF07228,PF13672;~go_function: GO:0016791 - phosphatase activity [Evidence IEA]): MILSASSSRACGSACSSLQAIARERLTGVFSSPTARSQSLRRLPQFRSPQPLKTCPSVLQAHSSRAFHSTPACHSHTPQISYRVAASSSGKTRRFLPTKNAYNFNPELQEALGVAVDAPTSAAKRKRRPDSGEDAFFVSTVGHHGPSPDHSIAFAVADGVGGWAESRVDPADFSHGLCDYMAQTALAWEKPADQLRAKALLQEGYDRVVADDSIRAGGCTASVGIGLEDGRIELANLGDSGSVLLRQAAVHHYSIPQTHGFNTPYQLSIIPPRMRQQASIFGGAFLEDFPRDAVTTNLHMHHGDVLMLATDGVFDNLNNQDILKLVTSRMIYTGAWTASTTPNTGITPSDRETLNRLTGPEGLSSLVSPSAPESTSNKSKSATASNPHKDSYTLQSLLATSIAGEAKLASMDLRRDGPFAKEAQRYYPGDYYHGGKVDDIAVLVIVAVEE, translated from the coding sequence ATGATCTTGTCGGCCAGCTCCAGTAGAGCCTGCGGTTCAGCCTGCAGTAGCCTACAAGCCATCGCGCGAGAGCGCTTAACAGGGGTGTTCTCGTCTCCTACAGCCAGATCGCAGTCTCTCCGACGCCTCCCGCAGTTTCGGTCTCCGCAACCACTGAAAACATGCCCGTCCGTCCTCCAAGCACACTCGTCTAGAGCCTTCCATTCAACGCCAGCGTGTCACTCACATACCCCGCAAATATCGTACCGTGTTGCGGCCTCCTCATCCGGCAAAACCCGACGGTTCCTCCCCACCAAAAATGCCTATAACTTCAACCCTGAGCTTCAAGAGGCCCTTGGCGTTGCTGTCGATGCCCCAACCTCCGCGGCGAAGCGAAAACGACGACCAGATAGCGGAGAGGATGCGTTCTTCGTGAGCACAGTCGGACATCACGGTCCCTCTCCCGATCACTCCATCGCCTTCGCAGTCGCAGATGGCGTTGGAGGGTGGGCGGAGTCGCGAGTCGACCCCGCGGACTTTTCGCATGGTTTATGCGACTATATGGCTCAGACGGCGCTGGCCTGGGAAAAGCCTGCCGACCAACTCCGTGCTAAAGCTCTCCTCCAAGAGGGCTACGACCGCGTTGTCGCAGACGACTCCATCCGTGCAGGCGGGTGTACTGCATCCGTCGGGATAGGGCTTGAAGACGGCCGCATTGAACTCGCAAACTTAGGCGACTCAGGCTCTGTTCTCCTTCGCCAAGCTGCAGTCCACCACTACTCAATCCCACAAACTCACGGCTTCAATACTCCCTACCAACTCAGCATCATCCCCCCGCGCATGCGCCAGCAAGCCTCTATCTTTGGCGGCGCATTCCTAGAAGACTTTCCCCGCGACGCAGTCACAACCAACCTACACATGCACCACGGTGACGTCCTCATGCTGGCTACCGATGGCGTCTTCGATAACCTGAACAACCAAGACATCCTGAAACTGGTCACAAGCCGCATGATCTACACCGGGGCCTGGacagcctcaacaacccctAATACCGGCATCACCCCCTCAGACCGCGAAACGCTGAACCGACTTACCGGTCCAGAGGGCCTGTCCTCCCTCGTCTCTCCATCTGCACCCGaatccacctccaacaaGTCCAAATCTGCCACAGCTTCCAACCCTCACAAGGACAGCTACACCCTCCAATCGCTCCTTGccacctccatcgccggcgaAGCAAAACTCGCAAGCATGGATCTCCGCCGCGATGGTCCCTTCGCAAAGGAAGCACAGCGCTACTATCCCGGCGATTATTACCACGGCGGAAAGGTAGACGATATTGCTGTTTTGGTTATCGTTGCTGTGGAAGAATAG
- a CDS encoding putative C6 transcription factor (COG:S;~EggNog:ENOG410PM76;~InterPro:IPR036864,IPR007219,IPR001138;~PFAM:PF00172,PF04082;~TransMembrane:2 (o444-461i514-534o);~go_function: GO:0000981 - DNA-binding transcription factor activity, RNA polymerase II-specific [Evidence IEA];~go_function: GO:0003677 - DNA binding [Evidence IEA];~go_function: GO:0008270 - zinc ion binding [Evidence IEA];~go_process: GO:0006351 - transcription, DNA-templated [Evidence IEA];~go_process: GO:0006355 - regulation of transcription, DNA-templated [Evidence IEA]) — MPRASTAPGARLRCRRACDSCKRRKQKCNGEQPCTICVQRRKEAECHFSDKPARLLRPSNDPKEAMLLSEHLVPTPQRRTAMDHLLNSLEDTSANIEHDVGDDKDGAAPVPKVARLLRDGQGKFMYIGDSASLSFLQSVRRIVSLSIGRCEFTEDTSRHSMLEAFQSSSTTQSGPLIEPPRNDEAQRLARQYVLATSPLLDLFDLEEFHPRLANWIGNPTGDEDTVSSIFYLVLAIGAQVSDTNQTLAEKYFVSGRQLAFSAFTETPSLYTIQSYVLISMYMLGACRRNGAFMNLGIALRAAYAVGIHRKDANSLFTTRERRARERVWKSLRMMDLFLSASLGRPPATSDFDYDLHEDEISRRESHLPREQLSTTVVSLCRIFERVLTEVYMRQVVSINVAENISNQHRTWVRNLPAFLQVQTERLDSKSLEENLAAAHVFGSYYWSIILLTRPFLIFWVSQYVRNKKETSGVPETRNATSRLSLFADACVYSALRGLDIVDGLSAYENLPRRLPFLINSVFNSAVVLGAAFFADYDNFLPLEEGMNKAEKFLGLFVPYDPHACRFLQIVKYLRAAVAEYVSRRNRQWMEQRSRQVDQLFGQVGPASDPSLAMDSIPISRPGEPTATSPLSPDKLPPANPAPSQPPELPALAPQDNNIWDTLCGAATTGGLPYDSAISTLTTTGIPIGFSPGGTMPSGMRAEPGGQTPLSDMILSDNGLLYMAEDLPVFGLWDDT; from the coding sequence ATGCCCCGAGCTAGCACCGCACCCGGGGCCCGCCTACGGTGTCGTCGAGCATGCGACAGTTGCAAGAGAAGGAAACAGAAGTGTAACGGGGAGCAGCCATGTACGATATGCGTACAGCGCCGCAAAGAAGCGGAGTGCCATTTTTCGGACAAGCCGGCCCGATTGCTTCGGCCCAGCAATGATCCCAAGGAAGCGATGCTACTTAGCGAACACCTGGTGCCCACTCCGCAGCGGCGAACGGCCATGGACCATCTGCTCAATTCTCTCGAGGACACAAGCGCAAACATAGAACATGACGTCGGGGATGATAAGGATGGGGCGGCGCCTGTTCCGAAGGTTGCGCGATTGCTTCGAGATGGCCAAGGAAAGTTTATGTATATTGGGGACTCCGCGAGCTTGTCGTTCCTGCAGAGCGTCCGTCGCATCGTTTCGCTGTCAATTGGGCGGTGCGAATTCACGGAGGATACATCACGCCATTCTATGTTAGAGGCCTTCCAAAGCAGCTCGACTACGCAGAGCGGGCCGCTGATCGAACCCCCGAGAAATGATGAGGCGCAGCGGCTCGCTCGTCAGTATGTTTTGGCTACTAGCCCGTTGCTGGACCTGTTTGATCTCGAGGAGTTTCATCCGCGACTTGCAAATTGGATTGGAAATCCGACAGGGGATGAAGATACAGTCAGCTCAATTTTTTATCTCGTCCTCGCAATAGGTGCGCAAGTATCCGATACGAACCAAACTCTGGCCGAGAAATATTTTGTCAGTGGCCGGCAACTGGCCTTCTCGGCTTTCACCGAGACTCCCAGTCTATATACCATCCAGTCCTATGTTCTCATTTCCATGTACATGCTTGGTGCTTGTCGCCGGAATGGTGCGTTCATGAACCTCGGCATCGCTTTACGAGCTGCATATGCGGTGGGAATCCACCGCAAGGACGCAAACTCCCTGTTTACTACGCGGGAAAGGCGGGCTAGGGAACGAGTGTGGAAAAGTCTTCGTATGATGGACCTATTCCTCAGCGCTTCATTGGGACGCCCACCTGCCACGTCGGATTTCGATTATGACCTACATGAGGATGAGATTTCCCGACGAGAATCACACCTACCACGGGAACAGCTATCTACAACCGTTGTATCTCTGTGTCGCATTTTTGAGCGAGTTCTTACCGAAGTGTATATGCGGCAGGTCGTATCAATTAATGTCGCAGAGAATATCTCTAATCAACATCGAACTTGGGTCAGGAACTTACCTGCTTTCCTACAAGTGCAAACAGAACGATTAGATTCCAAGTCACTGGAAGAGAACTTGGCTGCCGCACACGTGTTTGGATCATACTACTGGTCGATCATCCTTTTAACACGACCTTTCCTCATCTTTTGGGTGTCACAATATGTGAGGAACAAGAAAGAAACTTCCGGGGTCCCTGAGACCAGGAATGCTACATCCCGCCTCTCGCTTTTCGCCGATGCCTGTGTCTACTCTGCGTTGCGCGGCCTTGATATCGTAGACGGCCTTTCGGCATATGAAAACTTACCGCGCAGGCTACCTTTTCTAATAAACTCTGTCTTCAACTCAGCAGTGGTCCTGGGGGCCGCTTTTTTCGCCGATTACGACAATTTTCTCCCACTCGAAGAAGGTATGAATAAAGCGGAAAAATTTCTCGGACTCTTTGTACCATACGATCCGCACGCCTGTCGCTTTCTCCAGATTGTGAAGTACCTCCGAGCTGCAGTGGCCGAGTACGTTAGCCGACGAAATCGGCAATGGATGGAACAGCGCAGCCGACAAGTCGATCAGCTCTTTGGCCAAGTAGGGCCTGCAAGTGACCCGTCTTTAGCAATGGATAGTATTCCCATAAGTCGGCCCGGTGAACCTACCGCGACATCTCCTTTATCTCCGGATAAGCTCCCACCAGCGAACCCTGCGCCGTCGCAGCCTCCCGAGTTACCAGCACTTGCACCCCAAGACAACAACATTTGGGATACTCTATGTGGCGCCGCCACAACAGGGGGACTCCCGTATGACTCTGCGATCTCTACATTAACAACTACGGGCATACCAATTGGGTTTTCACCCGGCGGCACCATGCCATCTGGTATGAGGGCAGAGCCTGGAGGTCAGACGCCGCTTTCTGATATGATCTTGTCAGACAATGGCCTTCTTTACATGGCCGAGGATCTTCCGGTATTTGGACTTTGGGATGACACATGA
- a CDS encoding PWWP domain protein (COG:S;~EggNog:ENOG410PJEG;~InterPro:IPR000313;~PFAM:PF00855) translates to MAEANTTPSAPAPEAGEASAERASAELQAGPQESATEPSKASTEKEANGADEKPAESTTAQEDKKESSDAAAEKPNTSTESADAKKSDEGPTAPEPNGTPKSTKKSSAKRKSTGGDTKSKLNRKKSMTRITQLDAKPGDYYLARLRSFAPWPAILCDEEILPQTLLESRPVTAQRDDGTYREDFADGGKRAAERTFPVMFLHTNEFAWIPNTDLSPLDPATCKDVSEKGKAKSLVAAYGVAAEGHDLAHFKEMLADHQRAIQQEEEEREAAAASKAAAKAERDAKKNKRKSMDIQDDVDVEDEGGKPAKSSKKRKKDAEAESEKPSKTPKTGTKLKLTTPKAPTEESGKKAAGPSKAKQSASKKGKKAAAGEGSDDSRPVSKDPEPQVNLEEAKKKREREVLFVRHRLQKGFISRDHPPKEEEMAQMSTYFNKLEKLGGDLEVSIIRETKIHKVLRMILKLPNIPRDEEFNFRKRALDVLSKWKNIMDGDRGTPSQEKEKDEKPKANGVRKEKEGTETPSKTEKEEDTKLDSPEQDTPMPDADEKKTEETPAPAKSDADKAASEPAEKEDEKKEKPAEEAAEEKTAEAAA, encoded by the exons ATGGCCGAAGCCAACACCACCCCCTCGGCGCCTGCCCCAGAAGCTGGTGAGGCGTCTGCTGAGCGCGCTTCTGCAGAGCTTCAAGCTGGCCCTCAAGAGTCGGCAACTGAGCCCTCCAAGGCGAGCACGGAGAAGGAAGCCAATGGCGCGGATGAAAAGCCTGCTG AAAGCACAACTGCGcaggaggacaagaaggaatCATCCGATGCCGCTGCTGAAAAGCCTAACACATCTACTGAATCCGCCGATGCGAAAAAATCCGACGAGGGCCCTACTGCCCCGGAGCCCAACGGAACACCGAAGTCCACCAAGAAGTCATCCGCGAAGCGCAAGTCTACGGGCGGGGATACCAAATCCAAACTGAACCGCAAGAAGTCTATGACTCGTATCACACAGCTTGATGCCAAACCTGGCGACTACTATCTTGCGCGTCTTCGCAGTTTCGCCCCGTGGCCCGCCATCCTCTGCGATGAAGAGATCCTTCCTCAGACTCTCCTGGAATCGCGTCCTGTGACCGCCCAGCGTGACGACGGAACCTATCGCGAAGATTTCGCCGACGGTGGCAAGCGCGCCGCCGAGAGAACTTTCCCTGTTATGTTCCTTCACACCAATGAATT CGCCTGGATTCCAAACACTGACCTCTCGCCCCTTGATCCTGCTACTTGCAAGGATGTATCGGAGAAGGGCAAAGCAAAGTCACTTGTGGCCGCTTACGGTGTTGCCGCAGAGGGTCATGACCTCGCACACTTCAAGGAAATGCTCGCAGACCACCAACGCGCGATTCaacaggaagaggaggagcgagaagccgctgctgcttccaaGGCCGCTGCTAAGGCTGAAAGGGacgcgaagaagaacaagcgGAAGAGCATGGATATTCaagatgatgttgatgtggaggatgagggtggcAAACCGGCAAAGAGCTCtaagaagaggaagaaggacgCTGAAGccgagagcgagaag CCTTCTAAGACGCCCAAGACGGGAACCAAACTGAAGCTTACAACTCCGAAAGCCCCAACTGAGGAAAGTGGAAAGAAAGCCGCTGGGCCCAGCAAGGCTAAGCAGAGTGCAAgcaagaaagggaagaaggctgCAGCTGGGGAGGGGAGCGATGACTCTCGCCCTGTGTCCAAGGATCCTGAGCCCCAGGTTAACCTGGAGGAAGctaagaagaagagagagagagaag TACTATTTGTCCGCCACCGCCTGCAGAAGGGCTTCATTTCCCGCGATCACCctcccaaggaagaagaaatggcgCAAATGTCGACCTACTTCAACAAGCTAGAGAAGCTCGGTGGTGACCTAGAGGTCTCGATCATCCGCGAAACTAAGATCCACAAGGTCCTTAGAATGATCCTTAAACTTCCCAACATCCCACGTGACGAGGAATTTAACTTCCGGAAGCGTGCCCTAGACGTTCTCTCCAAGTGGAAGAATATTATGGACGGTGATCGCGGTACACCCAGtcaggagaaggagaaggacgagAAACCCAAGGCCAACGGTGTACGCAAGGAAAAGGAGGGCACCGAAACCCCAAGTAAgaccgagaaggaggaagacacCAAGCTCGACTCTCCAGAACAGGATACCCCCATGCCTGACgccgatgagaagaagaccgaGGAGACACCGGCCCCTGCAAAGAGTGACGCCGATAAGGCAGCATCTGAGCCtgcagagaaagaggatgagaagaaggagaaaccagcggaggaggcagcagagGAAAAGACTGCCGAGGCTGCGGCGTAG
- a CDS encoding phosphosulfolactate synthase (COG:S;~EggNog:ENOG410PJ3F;~InterPro:IPR003830,IPR036112,IPR013785;~PFAM:PF02679;~go_function: GO:0003824 - catalytic activity [Evidence IEA]) translates to MMSPIARTAALSSRRAFGSALQKAAAPPVLSRSLSTTAPAAQDANILLQDKANGFGFARSNPRPKKPRTKGVTEIRGPYYTVMGKRYLADVLETMGTHVDGLKFAGGSFSLFPEKPLRELIDLAHEYDVYVSTGGWAEHLLTHPDPNAVFDKYLSKCKDLGFDVIELSSGFLSFPEEDWLRLVDKVHSYGLKAKPELGIQFGAGGDTSAAGLESLGTSDPGKLVNLGHRFLNAGVERLMIESEGITENVNSWRTDVVSKIMKELPPERVMFEAADPQVYTWYMREFGIDVNLFVDHSQIVQLSGLRHGIWGTADTFGRLVSFRPE, encoded by the exons ATGATGTCCCCAATAGCTCGAACCGCCGCTCTTTCATCGAGAAGGGCCTTTGGCTCGGCACTGCAGAAAGCCGCCGCGCCGCCGGTATTGTCTAGGAGCTTGTCGACCACAGCCCCTGCTGCACAAGATGCAAATATCCTGCTCCAAGATAAGGCCAATGGCTTTGGGTTTGCGCGATCGAACCCTCGACCGAAGAAGCCCAGAACTAAGGGAGTGACCGAGATCAGAGGACCATACTACACG GTGATGGGCAAGAGATACCTCGCCGATGTTCTTGAGAC GATGGGCACACATGTCGACGGGCTCAAATTCGCCGGGGGTTCTTTCTCGCTCTTCCCAGAGAAGCCGCTCAGAGAGTTGATTGATCTTGCACATGAATATGATGTCTATGTGTCAACG GGCGGATGGGCCGAACACCTTCTCACACACCCAGACCCGAACGCGGTGTTTGACAAATATCTCTCGAAATGCAAAGACCTAGG ATTCGATGTGATCGAGCTTTCTTCAGGCTTCCTATCATTCCCTGAAGAGGACTGGCTCCGCCTTGTCGACAAAGTTCACTCATATGGGCTGAAAGCGAAACCCGAGCTAGGTATTCAATTCGGAGCCGGCGGCGACACCTCAGCTGCTGGACTCGAGTCACTCGGCACTTCCGACCCTGGAAAACTGGTGAACTTGGGACACAGATTCCTCAACGCGGGCGTGGAGCGCCTGATGATCGAGTCCGAAGGCATCACTGAGAACGTAAACTCGTGGAGAACGGACGTGGTGTCGAAAATCATGAAAGAGCTCCCACCTGAGCGTGTCATGTTCGAGGCAGCAGACCCCCAGGTGTATACCTGGTACATGAGGGAGTTTGGCATCGATGTGAACCTGTTCGTAGACCATAGTCAGATTGTTCAGTTGTCGGGTCTGCGCCATGGTATCTGGGGCACAGCGGACACTTTCGGACGACTGGTGTCTTTCCGGCCTGAGTAA